A stretch of the Capsicum annuum cultivar UCD-10X-F1 chromosome 8, UCD10Xv1.1, whole genome shotgun sequence genome encodes the following:
- the LOC107871178 gene encoding shaggy-related protein kinase NtK-1 isoform X1: MASVGLAPTSGLKESSGHNAGVDRLPEEMNDMRIRDDKEMEAAIVDGNGTETGHIIVTTIGGRNGQPKQTISYMAERVVGQGSFGVVFQAKCLETGETVAIKKVLQDKRYKNRELQTMRLLDHPNVVSLKHCFFSTTDKDELYLNLVLEYVPETVHRVIKHYNKLNQRMPLILVKLYTYQIFRALSYIHRTIGVCHRDIKPQNLLVNPHTHQVKLCDFGSAKVLVKGEPNISYICSRYYRAPELIFGATEYTTAIDVWSAGCVLAELLLGQPLFPGESGVDQLVEIIKVLGTPTREEIKCMNPNYNEFKFPQIKAHPWHKIFHKRMPPEAVDLVSRLLQYSPNLRCAALDALVHPFFDELRDPNTRLPNGRFLPPLFNFKAHELKNVHAEILLKLVPEHARKQCPSLGL; the protein is encoded by the exons ATGGCTTCCGTGGGCTTAGCACCTACGTCGGGTTTGAAAGAATCCAGTGGCCATAATGCTGGGGTAGATAGGTTGCCTGAGGAGATGAATGACATGAGAATCAGGGATGATAAG GAAATGGAAGCAGCAATTGTTGACGGTAATGGGACTGAGACAGGCCACATAATAGTGACAACTATTGGCGGTAGAAATGGCCAGCCAAAGCAG ACTATTAGTTACATGGCTGAACGTGTTGTTGGACAAGGATCATTCGGAGTGGTGTTTCag GCAAAATGCTTAGAGACTGgcgaaactgttgctataaagaAGGTTCTTCAAGATAAGAGATATAAGAACCGTGAGTTGCAGACCATGCGTCTTCTCGACCACCCTAATGTTGTGTCTCTGAAACACTGCTTCTTTTCCACAACTGATAAGGATGAACTATATCTTAACTTGGTTCTTGAGTATGTACCTGAAACTGTTCACCGTGTTATTAAACACTACAATAAGCTAAACCAAAGGATGCCGTTGATACTTGTGAAGCTTTATACATATCAG ATTTTCAGGGCTTTGTCTTACATACACCGAACTATTGGAGTGTGTCACAGGGACATCAAACCTCAGAATCTTTTG GTGAACCCACATACACACCAGGTTAAATTATGCGATTTTGGGAGTGCTAAAGTTCTG GTGAAAGGAGAACCAAATATTTCTTACATCTGCTCTAGGTATTATAGAGCACCTGAGCTCATATTTGGTGCAACAGAATACACTACTGCTATAGACGTTTGGTCTGCTGGCTGTGTCCTAGCTGAGCTACTTCTTGGTCAG CCTTTGTTTCCAGGTGAAAGTGGAGTTGATCAGCTTGTTGAGATCATTAAG GTTTTGGGCACTCCCACTAGGGAAGAAATTAAATGCATGAATCCCAACTATAATGAGTTTAAATTTCCTCAAATTAAAGCTCATCCATGGCACAAG ATATTTCATAAGCGCATGCCTCCAGAAGCTGTTGATCTGGTCTCAAGACTGCTGCAGTACTCCCCTAACTTGCGCTGTGCTGCT TTGGATGCTTTGGTTCACCCCTTTTTTGATGAGCTTCGTGATCCCAATACACGCCTGCCGAATGGGCGCTTTCTTCCTCCCTTATTTAACTTTAAGGCTCACG AGTTGAAGAATGTGCATGCAGAGATATTATTGAAGTTGGTTCCAGAGCACGCCCGAAAACAATGCCCTTCCCTTGGGTTATGA
- the LOC107872641 gene encoding polygalacturonase At1g48100: protein MEFTRFCFLVFSIFLLCCACSVHCRFYDYPNVSRFHALSQISMPPSHAPAPASASAPAPAPAPQGAIDDLKNSPKDSAATTFNVLSYGAIGDGVTDDTQAFKMAWDAACQVDSAILLVPNHYSFMIQSTIFTGPCKSGLIFKVEGTIMPPDGPDSWPKGVSKKQWLVFYRIDGMSMQGGGLIDGKGEKWWNLPCKPHKGINGTTLPGPCDSPVAIRFFMSSNLTVQGLKIKNSPLFHFRFDSCRGVHVDSLYIKAPPQSPNTDGIHIENTNDVTIRNSIISNGDDCISIGAGCFNVDIRNMTCGPSHGISIGSLGFRNSRACVSNITVSDSTIKYSDNGVRIKTWQGGFGAVSKINFNNLRMESVRNPIILDQYYCSTKSCANQTSAVYVSDVMYSNIKGTYDVRSPPMHLACSNSVPCTNLTFLDVELYPAQGQKILEPFCWNAYGALRTLTIPPVFCLLEGTPQSLPSSDSDQC from the exons ATGGAATTCACTAGATTTTGCTTCTtggttttttctattttcttgctTTGTTGTGCTTGTTCAGTTCATTGTAGGTTTTATGATTACCCCAACGTGTCGCGTTTTCATGCATTGTCACAAATATCAATGCCACCTTCCCATGCCCCTGCCCCTGCCTCTGCCTCTGCCCCCGCCCCTGCCCCTGCACCGCAGGGTGCGATTGACGATTTGAAGAATTCACCAAAAGATTCTGCAGCAACCACTTTCAATGTGTTATCCTATGGGGCTATTGGTGATGGTGTGACCGATGATACACAAGCGTTTAAGATGGCTTGGGATGCTGCTTGTCAAGTTGATTCAGCTATTCTACTAGTTCCAAATCACTATTCTTTCATGATCCAGTCAACAATCTTCACTGGACCTTGTAAAAGTGGACTAATTTTTAAG GTTGAAGGAACCATTATGCCACCAGATGGACCTGATTCATGGCCAAAAGGTGTTAGTAAGAAACAATGGCTAGTCTTTTACAGAATAGATGGCATGTCAATGCAAGGTGGTGGACTCATAGATGGTAAAGGAGAAAAATGGTGGAATCTTCCTTGCAAACCACATAAA GGAATAAATGGAACAACTTTACCTGGTCCTTGTGACAGCCCTGTG GCTATAAGGTTCTTCATGAGCTCAAATTTGACAGTACAAGGGCTTAAAATCAAGAACAGTCCACTGTTCCATTTCAGATTTGACAGCTGCCGCGGTGTCCACGTTGACTCACTTTACATAAAAGCACCACCTCAGAGCCCCAATACTGATGGAATTCACATAGAGAACACCAATGATGTCACAataagaaattcaataatctcCAATG GTGATGACTGTATTTCAATTGGAGCTGGTTGTTTCAATGTTGATATAAGGAACATGACCTGTGGTCCAAGTCATGGAATAAG CATTGGCAGCCTAGGCTTTCGCAATTCGCGGGCATGTGTATCCAACATTACAGTTTCAGATTCAACTATAAAGTATTCAGACAATGGTGTTAGGATTAAGACATGGCAAGGAGGATTTGGAGCAGTATCCAAGATCAATTTCAACAACCTTAGAATGGAGAGTGTCCGAAATCCGATAATCTTAGATCAATATTACTGCAGCACCAAGAGCTGTGCAAATCAAACTTCAGCAGTGTACGTATCTGATGTGATGTACTCAAACATAAAGGGAACTTATGATGTGAGAAGTCCACCAATGCATTTGGCTTGTAGTAACAGTGTCCCTTGCACAAATTTGACTTTTTTGGATGTGGAGTTATATCCTGCTCAAGGACAGAAAATCTTGGAACCATTTTGTTGGAATGCTTATGGAGCTCTAAGGACTCTTACAATTCCACCAGTTTTTTGCTTGTTGGAAGGCACACCACAGTCATTGCCAAGCAGTGATTCTGATCAGTGCTGA
- the LOC107871178 gene encoding shaggy-related protein kinase NtK-1 isoform X2 encodes MASVGLAPTSGLKESSGHNAGVDRLPEEMNDMRIRDDKEMEAAIVDGNGTETGHIIVTTIGGRNGQPKQTISYMAERVVGQGSFGVVFQAKCLETGETVAIKKVLQDKRYKNRELQTMRLLDHPNVVSLKHCFFSTTDKDELYLNLVLEYVPETVHRVIKHYNKLNQRMPLILVKLYTYQIFRALSYIHRTIGVCHRDIKPQNLLVNPHTHQVKLCDFGSAKVLVKGEPNISYICSRYYRAPELIFGATEYTTAIDVWSAGCVLAELLLGQPLFPGESGVDQLVEIIKVLGTPTREEIKCMNPNYNEFKFPQIKAHPWHKRMPPEAVDLVSRLLQYSPNLRCAALDALVHPFFDELRDPNTRLPNGRFLPPLFNFKAHELKNVHAEILLKLVPEHARKQCPSLGL; translated from the exons ATGGCTTCCGTGGGCTTAGCACCTACGTCGGGTTTGAAAGAATCCAGTGGCCATAATGCTGGGGTAGATAGGTTGCCTGAGGAGATGAATGACATGAGAATCAGGGATGATAAG GAAATGGAAGCAGCAATTGTTGACGGTAATGGGACTGAGACAGGCCACATAATAGTGACAACTATTGGCGGTAGAAATGGCCAGCCAAAGCAG ACTATTAGTTACATGGCTGAACGTGTTGTTGGACAAGGATCATTCGGAGTGGTGTTTCag GCAAAATGCTTAGAGACTGgcgaaactgttgctataaagaAGGTTCTTCAAGATAAGAGATATAAGAACCGTGAGTTGCAGACCATGCGTCTTCTCGACCACCCTAATGTTGTGTCTCTGAAACACTGCTTCTTTTCCACAACTGATAAGGATGAACTATATCTTAACTTGGTTCTTGAGTATGTACCTGAAACTGTTCACCGTGTTATTAAACACTACAATAAGCTAAACCAAAGGATGCCGTTGATACTTGTGAAGCTTTATACATATCAG ATTTTCAGGGCTTTGTCTTACATACACCGAACTATTGGAGTGTGTCACAGGGACATCAAACCTCAGAATCTTTTG GTGAACCCACATACACACCAGGTTAAATTATGCGATTTTGGGAGTGCTAAAGTTCTG GTGAAAGGAGAACCAAATATTTCTTACATCTGCTCTAGGTATTATAGAGCACCTGAGCTCATATTTGGTGCAACAGAATACACTACTGCTATAGACGTTTGGTCTGCTGGCTGTGTCCTAGCTGAGCTACTTCTTGGTCAG CCTTTGTTTCCAGGTGAAAGTGGAGTTGATCAGCTTGTTGAGATCATTAAG GTTTTGGGCACTCCCACTAGGGAAGAAATTAAATGCATGAATCCCAACTATAATGAGTTTAAATTTCCTCAAATTAAAGCTCATCCATGGCACAAG CGCATGCCTCCAGAAGCTGTTGATCTGGTCTCAAGACTGCTGCAGTACTCCCCTAACTTGCGCTGTGCTGCT TTGGATGCTTTGGTTCACCCCTTTTTTGATGAGCTTCGTGATCCCAATACACGCCTGCCGAATGGGCGCTTTCTTCCTCCCTTATTTAACTTTAAGGCTCACG AGTTGAAGAATGTGCATGCAGAGATATTATTGAAGTTGGTTCCAGAGCACGCCCGAAAACAATGCCCTTCCCTTGGGTTATGA
- the LOC107871180 gene encoding zinc finger CCCH domain-containing protein 3 translates to MPLGKYYCDYCDKEFQDTAAARRRHLEGVQHKRAKALWYDSLRNPQLFNDPDSFGKGVCHHFVRTGYCQYGDSCKYYHPKQNSQTVNQTGIPPGENSREGFHSSSQPPFGSASFPGDIFREKAGASLGNLPPSLRPPPEGGYPPLPFVDWG, encoded by the exons atgccTTTGGGAAAATACTATTGCGATTACTGCGATAAGGAATTCCAGGATACAGCAGCGGCTCGTAGGCGACATCTTGAAGGTGTTCAACATAAGAGAGCCAAAGCTCTTTGGTACGACTCCTTACGCA ATCCTCAGTTATTTAACGATCCGGATTCGTTTGGTAAAGGAGTCTGCCATCACTTTGTTCGAACG GGGTATTGCCAGTATGGGGACTCCTGCAAATATTATCATCCCAAGCAAAACTCTCAAACTGTGAACCAAACTGGAATTCCTCCAG GGGAAAATAGTAGAGAGGGTTTTCATTCAAGTAGTCAACCTCCTTTTGGTTCGGCCTCTTTTCCAG GTGATATATTCAGAGAAAAGGCCGGAGCATCGCTGGGCAATCTGCCTCCCTCTCTAAGGCCTCCGCCAGAGGGTGGTTATCCACCTCTCCCGTTTGTTGACTGGGGATAG